One window from the genome of Ananas comosus cultivar F153 unplaced genomic scaffold, ASM154086v1, whole genome shotgun sequence encodes:
- the LOC109704107 gene encoding uncharacterized protein LOC109704107, producing the protein MAPRRHYVRRSVPAPPPEVPERAESSEVQELRAQMTVLVGVIQRQGGQIERLQELLERQVATVAVTATEGHGPSAPSARAPNAHEGVSILVAPAVAHPLPASVPLAASGPTILDAAAGEVRQEREAFKKCGVKKRPGSSSGEQSSSQKAPKYRRRRSVSRGPLRCKFCSGKHRAGTCEHRAGRCFRCGQAGHIAWQCPEGVPRAPSVASTPEIQRQFGGVPSAAAVSAGCVICGGSXNRYGCPLRYGRPLPMATAFSSLGQMVDVQPSAQSGERGVVIGQPKSSQGALSGPGYAARVEEPAAVGDVTAGMI; encoded by the exons atggcaccaaGGAGACACTACGTGCGTAGATCCGTCCCGGCACCGCCTCCCGAGGTGCCTGAACGAGCTGAGTCAAGCGAAGTGCAAGAGCTGCGGGCACAGATGACTGTGCTAGTTGGTGTGATTCAACGCCAAGGAGGTCAGATCGAGCGGCTCCAAGAGCTTTTGGAGCGACAAGTGGCGACGGTGGCCGTGACGGCAACTGAAGGCCATGGTCCGTCTGCGCCCTCGGCTCGCGCGCCTAATGCGCATGAGGGCGTGAGTATTTTGGTGGCTCCGGCGGTGGCGCATCCCCTGCCGGCTAGTGTTCCTCTGGCGGCTTCGGGTCCTACGATACTCGATGCGGCAGCTGGGGAGGTGAGGCAGGAACGCGAGGCGTTCAAGAAGTGTGGAGTAAAGAAGCGGCCTGGCAGTAGTTCGGGGGAACAATCTAGTTCACAAAAGGCCCCGAAGTACCGGAGGAGACGATCTGTTAGCCGAGGACCTTTGCGGTGTAAATTTTGCAGTGGAAAGCATCGCGCAGGAACTTGTGAGCATCGGGCGGGACGGTGCTTCAGGTGTGGCCAGGCGGGGCATATAGCCTGGCAGTGCCCAGAAGGAGTGCCACGTGCCCCGTCAGTTGCATCCACCCCAGAGATTCAGCGACAGTTTGGTGGAGTTCCGTCTGCTGCTGCCGTATCTGCggggtgtgtgatttgtggaggatCCNggaaccg aTATGGTTGCCCCTTGCGCTATGGACGACCCCTGCCGATGGCGACAGCATTTTCCTCTCTAGGACAAATGGTTGACGTGCAGCCTTCGGCACAGTCTGGGGAGCGAGGGGTGGTAATTGGGCAACCGAAGAGTTCGCAGGGAGCGCTAAGCGGCCCTGGATACGCGGCACGAGTTGAGGAACCTGCTGCTGTTGGTGATGTCACcgcaggtatgatttaa